In the genome of Limnothrix sp. FACHB-406, the window TGGCCTTGAAATCATCTGGTTTTGGGTTGGAATTCGCCCCTAGGATTTACATTTGGCTCCTAGGTTGAGGGGAATTTGAATCAAAAACTCAGTTCCTTCACCCACCTGCGAAAAGCATTCCAGTCTGCCCTGGTGTTTTTCCACAACAATTTGGTAACTGATGGACATGCCCATCCCGGTTCCTTTCCCGATCGGCTTGGTGGTGAAAAAGGGGTCAAAAATGCGCCTTTGGATGTCTAGGGGAATGCCGGGGCCATTATCAGCAATGCCTACCACTAGCCATTTAGATCGGGTGCTGGATTTGCCATCACTCAGCGAAGATCCGGTGGAATTGGTAGAGGGCAGTTCTATTTCTTGAATTCGAGTCCGAATCCGAATCCACTGACGATGGACTTGCAAGTCTTGATAATCGCGGTTAGCGGTGGCTTCTTCAAGGGCATCAATGGCATTGCTCAGAATGTTCATGATCACTTGATTGAATTGGCCGGGATAGCACTCGATCGGGGGCAGGTTGCCATATTCGCGAAGGATATCGATCGCGGGGCGATTGGCCTTGGCTTTTAAACGGTGCTTAAGGATTGTGATTGTGCTGTCAATGCCTTCGTGCAAATCTACGGCCTTTAATTCCGCCTCATCCAACCGTGAAAAATTGCGCAGTGATAACACAATCTCTCGAATGCGATCGCTCCCTACCTTCATGGAAGCCAAAATTTTCGTCAAATCTTCCTCTAAAAAATCCAGTTCGATCGCCTCTTGTTCCTCCTGAATTTCTGCGACTGGCTCGGGATAGTACTTCGCGTATAACTGCAATAGTCTCAACAAATCCTGAGCGTAGGTACGTACATGCTCCAGGTTGCCGTAGATAAAGTTCACCGGGTTATTAATTTCATGGGCAATCCCCGCCACTAATTGACCCAAACTGGACATTTTTTCGGACTGCACCAGTTGCAATTGGGTTCTTTGTAATTCACTCAGAGTGCGTTCCAGTCGATCGCGGGCTTCTGTCATGGCGGCCATTTGGGACAGGCTCGTCCAACAGGCGATCGCCACCCCCAAAAACGCCACCGTAATTAACACAATGCTGAACACGGCTCCGTGGCTGCCGAAGGAAAATCGATCCAACCCAGCCCGCGCGAACCAACCAATGCTGACCGCGCCACAAAGCAGCAGAATCAGCACCGTGACCTGAAACACCACCCAATCGCGTTGGATGTTGATGGGCCTTGGGCGGTAGCGGTGACTCCACCAGGCCGGCTGGCAGAGGGCGATCGGGCAATTTCCCACCCCCTGGGCCGCCACGCCGACCGCCATGGGCAACAGCAAGCCAATCAGCCAATCTTGCCAGCCCCAAGCCAAGCCACCCACCACAAACACGATCGCCTCCATGACCAAAAACAGCAGCGACCATCGGGGCCAGAGCACTTCCGGGCGTTTCCGTTGCAGCCACAGCCCCAAATGGATGCCCATCATGGCGCTGAGGTAACCCGTCCCGGTAACCATCACCACCCGCGACACATTGCCCCAAGCCAAACAGAGCAAACTCACCCCCAAGGTGAACAACAGGCCCGGCTCCAAAACTCCGCGCGGCGAAACCACCGAAAACAGGGCCGGGAGATGGCGGTCTTGGGCTAACTGGTAAAGCACCCGGGGGCAGTTGGAAACGGCCGTGGCGGAACTGAGCAGGCAACCGGAAGCAATCAAAAACGTCACCAGCCCGGGCGTGAGGCTGCCCCAAAACGGCCCCGCCGCCGCCATTAGGTGCAAATAGGCGCTGTCACCTAGCCGGGGAGAAATAGCCAACCGCGCCAACAACCACGACCCCAGGACATAAACAATGGGTAGCGCGATCGCAGCGGCCACCAAGCAATCCAGAGTGCGGCGCGGTTTGCGACTGTCAGCCACAAAAGAGGAAGCCGTTTCACAGCCATAGACCGCATAAATGGCCACAAAAAACCACTTGGCCCAATCCGTGAAATCCAAGTTGAAAGGAATCGGTGCAAACAGCCCTGGACTTTGAGGCGAAAAGCTCAACCAACTAAAGCCTTGAAGGCAAAAAACTAATAAGCAGCTAATAGCAGGAATGACAAAAAAGGCATGTAAAATTCCGACGGTTCGGGAGTTGCTGAAGGTGACAATATAAGGCAGCAGGGTGAATAAAATGCGAAAAGCGGTGACTGGACAATCCACCCCCAGCGGTTCCAAGCTGACCTGAATTAGGTCAGTCAAAATGATGGCATTCATGGGCGGAACCGAGACCCAACCCAACCAATAGCCGATCGCGCTGTAGCGGGCTAAAAATGGGAACTTATGGAGTAACTGAGTGGCATAGTTTGGCGTTCCGCCCGATCGATCTTGGTCATGGATCCCAAGCTGTCTGACCTGCAAATTCAGCAAAGTGCCAATCACGGCTCCCGGAATCCAAACCCACAGGGAGCCAAGACCCAAAGCCGCATTCATTGCCGGTGCGGTTCCCAGCCAAAGCAACAAACCGCTGAAACCAAAACTCCAAGTTTCAATGGAACCCAAAGTGCGGGGCAATTTAAATGCAAACCGGGAGGACTGAGACATGGATCACAAAAATTCCGTAGACACTGAAAGTTTTCGCCATTGCAAAAACTGACAAAAGTGAATAAAAGGCGATTTTTAATGCCCTGAATGAAGAATAGTTTATGAACTAATGTGAGTCTTGTGATGTCCCTTTAATGGTGATTAAAAATTAAAAGTGGCTAAAAAATTGTGACTATGGTAACCAAAAAGGTTTATCCAACAGTTCATAAAATAATTTAACTACTCCTTAGTTTAACGCTAATAGATGATTTACTGACAATCAAAGTTTAAACAAAGCTCCAAAATCAGGCCTTAAGTTGCCAGAATCAGGCCTTAAGTTGATTGAAATCCTCAGCCTTCAAGAGCTTGCTTTGAATCTCCGTATTTTTTGAGACCTGTTTGGTGGTAAAACGCACCCGAATCAGAGAACTGAATTTGAAATGAAGCATTGGTTGAAAGACTGATTAATGGTTCAGTGGTAGTGATGGATAAATGCAAGGGCGCTAGATGTCAACATGAAAAAATGAGGATGAATATCAAAATCACCAATTCTCTACGTTGATGTTTTGGAGCTAATCGCAATCTGTAAAATCTCAATTATTTTAGATATAAATATGATTAGAAGTTGTTTTCTGAAAAATAATTAGTGAGCTAAACATGATCTTAAGATTAGTCAAAATTCATTTTGATTGATGCTTAAGCTGATTGATGTCTTGAGACTCGCTATCAAAACAAAGATTGATTAAAGAAAGAGCTAAATGGGGGGGCAATTTGACTTGCCAAGGGAGTTAATCGGCTTAAGACCTCGTAATCAATCGAAAATTGATCACTAATTCGTGATTTGGATTGAATTGTCCTAAAAATCTCTGAATTTGTTGAGTTTTTGATAAATTTTGAAAGTTTCTATGGATCAATCATCTTGAAAACTCAGTAGCCTTGACTGGGTAACGTCAAAATGATTGTCTGATCGAGGCCATTAGAAAATAAATAGAAAATAAATATTGAGTATCAACCTGCTGGAGCGAGCTGTGCGGCTGAGATGTTGAAACTTTGATATGAGAAATAGAGCTGTGAAATTAGTTGATGGTGAAATAGGGTATTGAAAATCTGATCGGCCTGACCTTGTTTTGGGTATTTTCAAGTCAAGTTAACGTAGCGAGTGAATGGTGTTTGAGCCGCGACCAATTGCGTTGGCTAGGCTGTGAGAAAAATAGGCATGGAAAACCAAAAGGTTGCCGTGAAATTACTGGGTTATGGGGAGATGGTGAATGCTGAATGAGCAAACCCCAAATACTGAGGTTCGGGCCGAGGGGCGCACAGAAGCAGGCGCGGAGGCACAACCGGTGACAGCAGGGCCGATCGACAATGGGACGGTCACGATCGTGTACAGCGATGAGTTTTTGCTGCATGACACGGGCTGGGGCCACCCGGAACGGCCTGATCGCCTGAGGGCAATTGTGGCGGCCTTGCAAACGGCTCCCTTTGCCGATCGGCTCCGTTGGCACAGTCCCCAGTTAGTGCCCGCCAGCGATGCTCCGATCGACCCGCTCACCCAAGCCCTGCGCCGGGCCCACGAACCGGACTATATCAATCACGTGCGATTGCTGGCCAATCGGGGGGGTGGGCAACTGGAGGTTGACACGCCCATTTCTGCCCGGAGCTACGAGGTGGCTCGCTTGGCTGTGCAGGCTTGGTTGGACGGCATGGACGAGGCGATCGCAACGGGACAGCCCGTGTTTGTGGCGGCGCGACCACCGGGCCACCATGCCCTGCGCCATCGGGGGATGGGGTTTTGCTTGTTTGCGAATGCGGCGATCGCGGCCTTGACGGCCCTGGAGGCGGGCCAGGCACAGCGAGTGGCGATCGTGGATTGGGATGTGCATCACGGCAACGGCACTGAGGCGATCGTGCGGGATCATCCCCAAATTGCCTACTGTTCCATTCACCAATCACCGGCCTATCCGGGCACGGGTCGCCCCGGAGCTGCCGATCAAGATCATCAACTGTTGAATTTGCCCGTGCCTCCGGGAGCCGACGGCAGCACCTATCAGGCCTTGGTTGAGGCGCAATTGTTGCCGTTCTTGCGGAACTTTGATCCCGATTTGTTGATCATTAGCGCGGGGTACGATGCCAATCGAGACGATCCGTTGGCACAAATTCATCTCCAACCGGAGGATTATGGATGGCTGACGCGATCGCTCCTGGGCATTAGCCGCCGAATGGTGCTGGGGTTGGAGGGTGGCTACGATCTCAACAGTCTGGCGCGATCGGTCTATGAAACGATCCTGGCCTGTCTCTCGTCCTAACGAACAGCCAAGCGCTAGGATATGGCGTAGGGATGCTTGGCCACCCGGAGCGCTGAAAGCTAACCCCGTAGCCTAGAATGGGGGAAGCAGTCGAGCAATCTTGACCCGCTTGCTCGATCGTCAGCCGACAACTCAAGCAAATTGCCATCATGGCCAGCATGGAAGTTGGATTGGGGATCGACTGGGCCAAATTCCCCCGATCCTGTGGTTGTCATTAGCGCTGAATGGTTGCTTGGCAGCGCCAGTGAAGCCACTGCCCCCCAATCAAACTTTGAAACTGCAACTCCACTCAATTGCAGGGGCCAGTTCACCACCTTAGAAGAGGCAAGCTATGCTACACCGCAAGATTTATCAGCTCTGCTGTGACGGACAGGAAGTGTGCATATTCCTGCGCGATCAGCAGCGCTGGATCGAGCGCGCACAAATCCTTGACATTGAAGGCGACCTCGTGACCCTGCGCTACGAAACCGAAGAGGACGACGAAACCTGTGCTTGGGAAGAAATGGTGCGCCTCGAAAGTATCGGTTCGGTGACGCGCAAGCTTGCTTCGGTGTCTCGGCGCAGTGTCTTAGATCTGCCCGTAGCGGAAGAATGCCCGGAAGCGGAGCAAATTCGCAATCACTCGGATAAGAAGGACGCGGATAAGTAGCAGGGCGAGGAGGGAATTTTCTGGGAATTTTCCCGGTTTTTCTGTCCACAGCTAGCCCTAGTAGCATGGCTGCCTTAATTCACTGGGTTAAATGACATGGCTGTTACCGTCACCTGATCGTTAAGCAGCAAGGGGCTTAAGCCCCTTGTTATCACGACTGGCTCCGCAACTTTGACCCAATATTTTAAGGATGTCGCGCTACTAGCAATGGGGTTCGATTCCGGTAATTGAATCCAGCCCAATCAAGCTGAGTATCAAGCTGAATAACGAAATGGGAACGACTGCTAACCAGTCGTTCCCATTTTTTGGGCCTCATTTTTTGGGTCCCTCAATTGGTCAGCAAATGGGGGCCTAGTGGGCCGGGCGGGTTTCAGCCGGTGTCTTTGAATGCTGATTTCTGAATGCTGGTTTCTGAGTGCTGGTTTCTGGTCTGCTCAGTTTCCGGGTCGTGCGCTCAAAAAGACTCTAAGCAAAGGCCATCAGCGTAGGTGTTAGTTGGGAGCAGCGCTGGTTGCAGCATTGGGAAACAGTCGATCGCGCCCTTGGTCGATCAGGGTTTGGATGATGGTGCTTTGGCGGGTTTGCTCGAAGACGCGCCGCAGAATGGTGCTCAGGCGATCGGGACTGAGCCAGTTTTCGCCCTCCGGTTGGCCGGCCCATTCCGCTTCCACATGGGCTTGGAACAGTTCCACCAGGCTCAGACCCGCCACTCGGGTTAGGTAGGCCGCACTGAGACCCTGAATTGCGCCGCCGGCCAGGTAGGTGAGGGCGCTGGTTTTGAGGGCGGTGGCGATCGCCTGGCTGCCCAGTTCCACCAACCCGAGCTTGAGCATGACTTCCCCGAGGGTTTGGGCGATCGCCTGGGCCCGATCGAGGGAAAACCGTTGCTGATAGATCTGGCCCAAGTCCATCACCAATTGACCATTAATCGCCGCCGTAGCCAGCAAGTCCAGGCCGGGCAACGGATTGGCAAAGGCCGTGGCAGCGGCAATCCATTGACTTTGCTCGATCGCTCCGATGGCGCGATCGCGTCGATCGGCTTTGAGGGTGGTTTGCCACTGCTGCGTCATTTGCTGAGTTCGCCGCAGGGTGGTGCGCCACCGCCAGCGATCTCCCTCTGCCATGAGCGTGTTTTGCAAGCCGGTGACCAAGGCTCCCAAGTCCGGCTCCGGCTGCTCCAAGAATTCTCGCACCGTGCCATCGGCCGCATGTTTCCGGACTTTGATCGCGGCTGGCGCGGCGGCGGTGGGGATGATGGCGGTGGGGGCTAGTTGCCCATGGAGCCGATGTTGAATCGTGGTTAACACGGTGTCGCGATCGGCGGGCAGGTAGCGATCGGCCTTGTTGAAGACCACGATTGGGGCCTGCTCGTGAGCCAACAGCCATTCCAAAGTTTCGTATTCCGTTTCGGTAATGTCGCCCGCTGTCACAAACAGGGCCCGATCGGCCTGGAGGGCCAAGTCCAGCGTGATCGGATCTTGGGTTTCGCCCCCCACAAACAGGCTGGGCAGTTCTTGGTAGTCGATTGCCAGGGCCGCCGTGCCCAAGCTGTTGACCAACGCTGATTTACCAACGGCGGGGGCCCCCAAAATCGCCAGGGCCAGGCGCGATCGATCTAAATCTTGGGTCAGGCGATCGAGTTGGGTTTGCCAATCTTGAGCCGCAAAAGTGGGTAGTTCTGCCGCCACCAAATTCAGTAGGCCTTGGGCCCGCGTGATCGCCCGTTCCGCAGCAGCTCGATCGAGGGTGCTCGGCTCTGTCACCGGGGCCACCGGGAGCGATCGTCGTCGCGTTAACCACAGGCCCGCGCCCACGGCCACGGCTCCGGCCGGCAGCCAACTGCCCAGCCCATGGAGCGCTTGGTTCAGCACCTCCAGCGCCAACCACACCCCGGCAACCCCCGCACCCAGCAGCCAAAGGGGTTTATCAGTCAGGGATTTGGAGAGGGGCAGCGCCATGAATCTGGCTCCTTTGAAGAAGTAGGCAAGGGGGAAAGGACGGCGGCCATGGCGATCGCGCGGCGGCCGTGCAACCGAATTTTAGCGGACGAGTTTTCCGGTCGTTGCGATCAATTAAGAATCTCTACGTTTCGGGCGCGTTGGGGCCGATCGGGTCGGTGGGTGGGTTCCGGGAGCGGGACGCTGGGCCGATCGGGCCACCACCACCACCGCTGCCACCGTCCAGCCGCCCGCCCGCAGGCTGTTGCTGGCCGCTTGAACCGTGGCCCCGGAGGTGTAGATATCATCCAGCAAAATCACCGATCGGGGGCGTTGTTGCCCCAAACCCGGCCCCAAGGCAAAGGCCCCCTGCACATTGGCTGCCCGATCGCCCTGGCCTAAGCCAAATTGCGCTTGGGTATCCCGAATCCGTTGCAGGCCATTGGGGATCAGACGATGGCCGGTTACATCACAAAAGTGCTTGGCCAACAATTCCGCCTGATTAAAGCCGCGTTTTTGCAGTCGAGCTTCATGGAGCGGAATCGGGATCACCCAAGGGGCCGCTCGATCGAGCTGTTGCCAAGGGGTTGCCATTGCCCGATCGGTTCCTGGTTCCAACCACAGACGACCCAAATCCCGGCCCAAGGTTGCGGCCAGCTTGGGATGACCTTCGTATTTCAGGGCCGCGATCGCCCGTTTTAGGGAACCGTCATAAAGCCCCCAAGCCAAGAACAGGGGAGCCGACGAAACAAGGGCAGAGGGCAAGCGGCCCCACCGTTGCTCAAGGGGCAGTTGACTGGCGAGCAGGCGACGATCGCAGGCGAGGCAGAGGCCTTGATGCTTGGCCGGGCGATCGCATAGCTCACAGGATCGCTGCCAAACCAAATCCGACAGGGCTTCGATTGATTGGCTCACCCAAGATTTCGCCACAGGCCACCCCAAACGTTACCCTTGAAATCGATTTTGAAATCAGTTAATGAATCCATCATCTCGCATAAACATGAAAAGCGTTAATTTCATGATGATCCCAGCCCCTGAATCGATAGCCATCCCGTAGCGATTTCGATCGTTTTCCAGAGCGCCGGACGGCCGTGATATGGTTTGGGCAACTTTTTCGATGGGTTCGATCGCTTGGCTTGGGTTCTGACCTCGAGCAAGATGCTCTCAAAATGTGCTCAACATCCGGGGCGACGGAATTCGGGGCGGCAAAATTGAAGACAATTCAAGACGATCGAGCAGGGCCACAACAACCAGCCCAACCCAAGCACAGTAGACAAACGCATTGCACGAAGGGGTTTTGATGGTGACGAGTTCCAGTGCAACCCAGGGCAAAACCCACTGGGCGATCGCGATCGGGATTGGTCAATATCCTCTGTTGCCGCCGCTGCCCGAAGCGGAGACCCGTGTGGTCACCGTGGCCCAGGCTTGGCAGAGCCAAACGAGCGGCTCGGCGGGAACCCAATATCGAACCGTGATCTTGAGCGATCGCTCCTTGCCCCTGCTCGATCGCCCCACCTATCCCAATCGCGAAAATCTGGAATATTGGCTGGATTTTGCCGCCACGGAATTGGTGAACCCCGGTGATACCCTTTGGTGTTTTTTCAGTGGCTATGGGGTGAGCCATCGCGATCGGGATTATTTGCTACCCATCGAAGCCAGCCTTGATCGGACGGCAACGGCGGGGATTCCCCTGCGGCGAGTTTGTGAATATTTGAAATTGGCCAGCGATCGGGTTGGCCCGGGTGGGCAAGTGCTGCTGGTTTTGGACTTGAGCCGGCCACCCACCGAAAACCTGGCTCCGGTGGGCGGTGAAATTCCCCTCTTGGCCCAAGAAATGGGGTTGTCGATTTTGTTGGCAGAGCCGGGGGCGGGTCGCCAAAGCAGCGGCCTGTTGGCTCCGGCCTTGGCGGCGGCCCTGGGCCAATCCCAGGGAATGAATCTCTATGCCCTCTCGCGGTTTTTGCGGGAAACGACCCGCGCCTTAGCCCAGGAGCAGGGCCAGGTTGCGCCCCAGGTGCAGGTGTTTGCCCATCCCCATGAGCGGCTCTATGAAACGGTGGTGGGGCGGATGGTGCCAGAGCCGCCGCTCCCGATCGAGTCCTTTGTGGTGTTTCCGGCTAGTGCGCCGGCCTTGGCTGTGGAACCCCCGATCGCCCCCTTGGGAAATGGGTTGCCCAGTGATCCACCGCTTGATCCCCAGCCCGATTACCCAGCCAATCAACCCAACTCACAGCCCAATTCGCAACCCAATTCACAACCTAATTCACAACCCGACCAACCGCCAGAACTGGGCGTGTTTGGGTCAGATCAGGTGCAAAGTCCGGCTTTGGATGATGAGGCGCTCGATCGATTCGCGTCCGCCGCCAATTTGCCCGATGCTTGGGCCACGGAACCCAGTGCCTTTGAGGCGCTGTTTGCCAATGATTGGGTTCCAACGGAAGAGGCACAACCGGGACTGGCCACGCCGAATCCCTTCACATCGGCTCTGCCCAACGGCGATCGCCCGGCGGAGTCGGCCAACTTGCGGCCCCCAAGTGCGATCGCGCCCGTGCTCCCGATCGAGACAACGCATTCCAACAGTTCCCCGCCGCCCAACGCCCTGCCGCCAGAACCGATTCCCGAGTCCCAGCGAGATTTGGCCCTGGTGGGCCCGCTCACGGCTGGTCTCAGCGCCAGTGATTTGGCCTTTGCGCGCCAGTTGGTGACTTGGTTGGGAATTTTGGGAATTGTGCTGTTGGCGGCCGTGGTGGCCCGCAACTATGCAGCCCTGTTTGGAGCCAGCATCACGGCCCCAACGCCCAGCCCGGCCGCCCCTTTTGGAGCGAATATACCCCCCGCTACCCCGCTGCCCGCGCCGGCCAATGGGGCATCGCCCCCCACCGGCTCCCGGACGTTGCCGCCGCCGGAACCTAGCCCTCTGGCGAGTCCCCAGCCCACTCCCGTTGTTCAGTCGGGGTTGCCTAGCCCAAAACCCAGCCCCCCAGTCAGTCCTAGCCCCAGTTCCGCGCCGCCGGCCGCCAGCCCCGCCAGGGTGAACCAATTGAACTTGGCACGGATCCCGATCGGGACGAATCAGGCTTCGGAATTTGGCAAAGCAATTTTGCGGGCCCGAGAAATCAAACCGGGAGATCCGGGCTACGGTCAAGCCCAGCAGGCGATCGACCGCTGGAGCCGGGTAATTTTGGATTTGGCCAAGGGGCGGGCCCTCAATGGCGACTTTGGCGGGGCGATCGCGGCGGCCAAAATTGTTGCGCCCGATCGGGGTGAGGTGTACCAAGAGGCGCGTAGCTCGATCGCCCAATGGCAAACCCTCCAGCAGCAACAGGCCAACAACCGCGCAATTTTGCAAAAAGCCGCCGGCCAAATTCAGCTTAATCAAGCCTCCAGCTATAACCGGGCGATCGACCTGGCCCGCAGCGTGCCCGTGAACCAACCGGGATATCCCGCCGCCCGCGACCAAATCAATCTTTGGAGCCAAGAAATTCTCAAAATTGCCCAAGGTCGCGCCAATGCCAACCAACTGGCCGCTGCCATCCAAACGGCCAGCCTAGTGCCGCCCAACACGGCGGCCTATGCCAGCGCCCAACAGGCGATCGCCCAATGGAAAAAACGCGCTCCCGCCCGCTAACGGATGTTTGGAAGATGCCCTAAAAATATGCAATCGGGAAGGCAGCGATCGCGATACCCCCCTAAACAAATCGCGTGAGCTGCACCCGATAGCGATCTTTCTTGGTGGTGGCAATTTCCCCGATCGAGAGGCGGCCCTTGCCCGCCAACACCACCAAATCCCCCGATTTCAGCAAATGGCTGGGGCTGGTGATGTCTTTCCAGTTCACCCGCACATCGCCCCCGGAAATTGCTTCCGCCATTTTGCTGCGGGAGATGCCAAACCCGGCGGAGGCGATCGCGTCTAGGCGCAAAGAAGCCTCCACCGTCGTCATTTCCTTTTTCTTGGGTTCACGAACCTTCAGTTCACTGAGGGGAATGGCGCGGGTTTTCACCGGTACTGATCGCACTTGGGTGAGGTTCAGCTCCAAAAATTCCACCACCTCCGGCGCAACCAGGGCTTGGGCCCCGCGTTCCCCCTGCACCAACAAATCGCCCACCTTGTCGCGCACCAGCCCCGTCCCCAACAGGGCCCCCAAAAAGTCCCGATGGGTGGCCGGGTCAAACAAAAAATTCCCAGCAATTTCCAAGGCCGCCACCTCGATCGCGTCTGTGATCAGCGGCAGTTCCGATCGGGCAAAGGCCACCCGCTGCCGTTCCGCTTGGGGATAGCCCCCCCAAGGCATGAACACCACTTCCGCCAAGCCACTGAAGACGGTTTGGATATCGGCAATTTCCGGCGGCGACAGAAAATCGCTCACGGCCGGTTCCCAGGTTTTTAGGCTCTGGTCTGCCAGGTCGATCGCCCGGGCGATCGTTTCTCGGTGGGTTGCACGTTTCAGCAGGGTTTCGCGAGGTAGCACGGTCTTTTTGAAGTCAGCGTTGGAGTCAGCGGATGCGGCCAAAACAGCAAAAACAGCGAATCAAAACCAGCGCAGCCAAGACCGCCTGTTGATTAGCCCTAGCTGTTCAAGCCAATCTTGGGTTAAAAAATACGGTAGCGTTGTCCATACGATTATTAACCCCATCCCATTGCCGTGATGCAAGCCGACGGATTGAACGGTCAAGCAGCCCCAGCGGAAATTGCCCGCTTGCGTGATGAACTGCAAATGCGCGATCGCTTGGTACAGCAGCTTTCGCAGGAACTGTTCCGCTTGGTGAAGGGCAATGCGGGCCTGGTGCCCACCTCCGACCAGCCAGAGCGCCATCAGGCGGAATTGCAGGCCCTGCGCGATCGGGTGCGGGAAGTGGAAGAACAGGTGGGTTTTTATCAAGATCAATTGGCCGATCGAGACGCGGAAATCTACCAATTACGCCAGTCAGTGCAAGAACTGGGCGATCGTAGCCGGATGCTGGAGCAAACGA includes:
- a CDS encoding amino acid permease codes for the protein MSQSSRFAFKLPRTLGSIETWSFGFSGLLLWLGTAPAMNAALGLGSLWVWIPGAVIGTLLNLQVRQLGIHDQDRSGGTPNYATQLLHKFPFLARYSAIGYWLGWVSVPPMNAIILTDLIQVSLEPLGVDCPVTAFRILFTLLPYIVTFSNSRTVGILHAFFVIPAISCLLVFCLQGFSWLSFSPQSPGLFAPIPFNLDFTDWAKWFFVAIYAVYGCETASSFVADSRKPRRTLDCLVAAAIALPIVYVLGSWLLARLAISPRLGDSAYLHLMAAAGPFWGSLTPGLVTFLIASGCLLSSATAVSNCPRVLYQLAQDRHLPALFSVVSPRGVLEPGLLFTLGVSLLCLAWGNVSRVVMVTGTGYLSAMMGIHLGLWLQRKRPEVLWPRWSLLFLVMEAIVFVVGGLAWGWQDWLIGLLLPMAVGVAAQGVGNCPIALCQPAWWSHRYRPRPINIQRDWVVFQVTVLILLLCGAVSIGWFARAGLDRFSFGSHGAVFSIVLITVAFLGVAIACWTSLSQMAAMTEARDRLERTLSELQRTQLQLVQSEKMSSLGQLVAGIAHEINNPVNFIYGNLEHVRTYAQDLLRLLQLYAKYYPEPVAEIQEEQEAIELDFLEEDLTKILASMKVGSDRIREIVLSLRNFSRLDEAELKAVDLHEGIDSTITILKHRLKAKANRPAIDILREYGNLPPIECYPGQFNQVIMNILSNAIDALEEATANRDYQDLQVHRQWIRIRTRIQEIELPSTNSTGSSLSDGKSSTRSKWLVVGIADNGPGIPLDIQRRIFDPFFTTKPIGKGTGMGMSISYQIVVEKHQGRLECFSQVGEGTEFLIQIPLNLGAKCKS
- a CDS encoding DUF6679 family protein — protein: MLHRKIYQLCCDGQEVCIFLRDQQRWIERAQILDIEGDLVTLRYETEEDDETCAWEEMVRLESIGSVTRKLASVSRRSVLDLPVAEECPEAEQIRNHSDKKDADK
- a CDS encoding photosystem II S4 domain protein, which codes for MLPRETLLKRATHRETIARAIDLADQSLKTWEPAVSDFLSPPEIADIQTVFSGLAEVVFMPWGGYPQAERQRVAFARSELPLITDAIEVAALEIAGNFLFDPATHRDFLGALLGTGLVRDKVGDLLVQGERGAQALVAPEVVEFLELNLTQVRSVPVKTRAIPLSELKVREPKKKEMTTVEASLRLDAIASAGFGISRSKMAEAISGGDVRVNWKDITSPSHLLKSGDLVVLAGKGRLSIGEIATTKKDRYRVQLTRFV
- a CDS encoding histone deacetylase; this translates as MLNEQTPNTEVRAEGRTEAGAEAQPVTAGPIDNGTVTIVYSDEFLLHDTGWGHPERPDRLRAIVAALQTAPFADRLRWHSPQLVPASDAPIDPLTQALRRAHEPDYINHVRLLANRGGGQLEVDTPISARSYEVARLAVQAWLDGMDEAIATGQPVFVAARPPGHHALRHRGMGFCLFANAAIAALTALEAGQAQRVAIVDWDVHHGNGTEAIVRDHPQIAYCSIHQSPAYPGTGRPGAADQDHQLLNLPVPPGADGSTYQALVEAQLLPFLRNFDPDLLIISAGYDANRDDPLAQIHLQPEDYGWLTRSLLGISRRMVLGLEGGYDLNSLARSVYETILACLSS
- a CDS encoding Npun_F5560 family protein, whose translation is MQADGLNGQAAPAEIARLRDELQMRDRLVQQLSQELFRLVKGNAGLVPTSDQPERHQAELQALRDRVREVEEQVGFYQDQLADRDAEIYQLRQSVQELGDRSRMLEQTIQELPNVYRSKFEDRLSAIKERVSQLQQENRNLQAELQSVSYRLAVSSRRPGSLDLPEFAGETP
- a CDS encoding ComF family protein is translated as MAKSWVSQSIEALSDLVWQRSCELCDRPAKHQGLCLACDRRLLASQLPLEQRWGRLPSALVSSAPLFLAWGLYDGSLKRAIAALKYEGHPKLAATLGRDLGRLWLEPGTDRAMATPWQQLDRAAPWVIPIPLHEARLQKRGFNQAELLAKHFCDVTGHRLIPNGLQRIRDTQAQFGLGQGDRAANVQGAFALGPGLGQQRPRSVILLDDIYTSGATVQAASNSLRAGGWTVAAVVVVARSAQRPAPGTHPPTRSAPTRPKRRDS
- a CDS encoding DUF697 domain-containing protein; translation: MALPLSKSLTDKPLWLLGAGVAGVWLALEVLNQALHGLGSWLPAGAVAVGAGLWLTRRRSLPVAPVTEPSTLDRAAAERAITRAQGLLNLVAAELPTFAAQDWQTQLDRLTQDLDRSRLALAILGAPAVGKSALVNSLGTAALAIDYQELPSLFVGGETQDPITLDLALQADRALFVTAGDITETEYETLEWLLAHEQAPIVVFNKADRYLPADRDTVLTTIQHRLHGQLAPTAIIPTAAAPAAIKVRKHAADGTVREFLEQPEPDLGALVTGLQNTLMAEGDRWRWRTTLRRTQQMTQQWQTTLKADRRDRAIGAIEQSQWIAAATAFANPLPGLDLLATAAINGQLVMDLGQIYQQRFSLDRAQAIAQTLGEVMLKLGLVELGSQAIATALKTSALTYLAGGAIQGLSAAYLTRVAGLSLVELFQAHVEAEWAGQPEGENWLSPDRLSTILRRVFEQTRQSTIIQTLIDQGRDRLFPNAATSAAPN